The Chitinophaga parva genome has a window encoding:
- a CDS encoding FtsK/SpoIIIE family DNA translocase, giving the protein MSKNKLKTEKPESKKTAPAKDPSMVLKADKVADVKVKELVKDERTHKVLGVFLLLLSLLGFIAFSSYLFTWEEDQDKVFRYSFHLMFMGDEHVENLLGRSGAFISHWFFYDGFGLACYLFCYFAFILGINFVVGRKVFRIWRNVKHILFGLLFISMTTAFIAGHAGFPWGGAVGNALNRWATGFLGTLGTGLLLLVVGFSWLIWKFNFEFKLPERKPKVKPAPQPAAVFDEGMPAPVEEKTGKGKKNGIKNNTGVTVIPPVITEPEEDEAAGAMELVERDEAGIHPLITVIPANAPQIEMLLPEEVEGPPPFDLEEKKPDLEETFTPASNRRKNGNTADVAFEVKSVYEENHDVDDSMDLGPTRPVSVDPYDPVLDLRDYKYPTLELLDQHSTDKVVQDASELEKNKNQIIDTLKNYDIAIQKISATVGPTVTLYEIVPAAGVRISRIKNLEDDIALSLSALGIRIIAPIPGKGTIGIEVPNIRKSMVSLKNILASDKFQQSAMDLPVAIGKKIDNENFIADLAKMPHLLMAGATGQGKSVGINTLLVSLLYKKHPSQLKFVLVDPKKVELSLYKLIEKHFLAKLPGEEDAIITDTKKVVHTLNALCIEMDLRYDLLKEAGTRNIREYNAKFTQRRLNPEKGHRYLPFVVLVIDEFADLIMTAGKEVEMPIARLAQLARAVGIHLIIATQRPSVNIITGTIKANFPARIAFKVSSKIDSRTILDLGGAEQLIGQGDMLVSFNGELVRLQCAFVDTPEVERVAEFIGGQRGYPEAFLLPEYLDDKDADGKEISLQDRDPLFAEAARIIVQTQQGSTSLLQRRMKLGYNRAGRLMDQLEAAGIVGPNMGSKAREVQVKSDSELEEIFDAMGIV; this is encoded by the coding sequence ATGTCGAAAAACAAACTGAAAACCGAAAAACCGGAGAGCAAGAAAACCGCCCCTGCAAAAGACCCCTCGATGGTGCTGAAAGCAGACAAGGTGGCCGATGTGAAGGTGAAGGAACTGGTGAAAGACGAGCGTACCCACAAGGTGCTGGGCGTGTTTCTGCTGTTGCTTTCCCTGCTCGGTTTCATTGCATTCTCCTCCTACCTTTTCACCTGGGAAGAAGACCAGGACAAGGTATTCCGCTACTCCTTCCACCTGATGTTCATGGGGGATGAGCACGTGGAAAACCTGCTGGGCCGCTCCGGCGCATTTATTTCCCACTGGTTCTTTTACGATGGTTTTGGCCTGGCCTGCTACCTGTTCTGCTATTTTGCCTTTATCCTCGGTATCAACTTCGTGGTGGGGCGCAAGGTGTTCCGCATCTGGCGCAACGTAAAGCATATTTTATTTGGGCTGCTCTTCATCAGCATGACCACCGCCTTTATTGCGGGGCATGCCGGTTTTCCATGGGGCGGGGCCGTGGGCAATGCGCTGAACCGCTGGGCCACCGGCTTCCTGGGCACCCTGGGTACCGGCCTGCTGCTGCTGGTAGTGGGCTTCAGCTGGTTGATCTGGAAATTCAATTTTGAATTCAAACTTCCCGAACGCAAGCCCAAAGTAAAACCCGCACCCCAGCCGGCGGCCGTGTTTGACGAAGGCATGCCCGCACCGGTAGAAGAGAAGACCGGCAAAGGCAAAAAGAACGGGATTAAAAATAATACAGGCGTTACCGTTATACCGCCCGTGATCACGGAGCCGGAGGAGGATGAAGCCGCAGGCGCCATGGAACTGGTAGAGCGCGATGAAGCCGGCATCCACCCGCTTATCACCGTAATTCCCGCCAATGCGCCTCAGATAGAAATGTTGCTGCCCGAAGAAGTGGAAGGCCCGCCGCCTTTTGACCTGGAAGAAAAGAAACCGGACCTGGAAGAAACATTCACGCCGGCAAGCAACCGCCGCAAAAATGGCAATACCGCGGATGTGGCCTTTGAGGTAAAATCCGTTTACGAAGAGAACCATGATGTGGACGACAGTATGGACCTGGGCCCCACCCGCCCCGTGAGCGTAGACCCTTATGACCCTGTTCTGGACCTGCGCGATTACAAGTATCCCACCCTGGAGCTGCTGGACCAGCACAGCACGGACAAAGTGGTGCAGGACGCCTCTGAGCTGGAAAAAAATAAGAACCAGATCATTGATACCCTGAAGAACTATGATATCGCTATCCAGAAGATCAGCGCTACCGTGGGGCCCACCGTTACCCTGTACGAAATAGTGCCGGCAGCGGGCGTGCGCATTTCCCGTATCAAGAACCTCGAAGATGATATTGCGCTCAGCCTTTCGGCATTGGGCATCCGCATCATTGCGCCCATTCCCGGAAAGGGCACCATCGGTATAGAAGTGCCCAATATCCGCAAGAGCATGGTGTCATTGAAGAATATCCTGGCTTCCGATAAGTTCCAGCAAAGCGCCATGGACCTGCCGGTGGCCATTGGTAAAAAGATCGACAACGAGAACTTCATTGCAGACCTGGCCAAGATGCCGCACTTGCTCATGGCCGGTGCCACCGGCCAGGGTAAATCCGTGGGCATCAATACCCTGCTGGTGTCCCTGCTCTATAAGAAACATCCCAGCCAGCTGAAATTTGTACTGGTGGATCCCAAGAAAGTGGAGCTGTCGCTGTACAAACTGATCGAAAAACACTTCCTGGCCAAACTGCCCGGTGAAGAAGACGCCATCATCACAGACACCAAGAAAGTGGTGCACACGCTGAATGCGCTGTGTATTGAAATGGACCTGCGTTACGACCTGCTCAAGGAAGCCGGCACGCGCAATATCCGTGAGTACAATGCGAAGTTCACCCAGCGCCGGCTCAATCCTGAAAAGGGCCATCGCTACCTGCCTTTCGTTGTGCTGGTGATCGATGAGTTTGCAGACCTGATCATGACCGCGGGCAAGGAAGTGGAAATGCCCATTGCGCGCCTGGCCCAGCTGGCCCGTGCGGTAGGGATCCACCTGATCATTGCCACCCAACGCCCGTCTGTAAATATCATTACCGGTACCATCAAGGCCAACTTCCCCGCGCGTATTGCGTTCAAGGTGTCTTCGAAGATAGACTCCCGGACCATCCTGGACCTGGGCGGCGCGGAGCAGCTCATTGGCCAGGGGGATATGCTGGTATCGTTTAACGGGGAGCTGGTGCGCCTGCAATGCGCATTCGTGGATACGCCGGAAGTGGAGCGGGTGGCCGAATTCATTGGCGGCCAGCGTGGCTACCCGGAAGCCTTCCTGCTGCCGGAATACCTGGACGATAAGGATGCCGATGG